A part of Pseudomonadota bacterium genomic DNA contains:
- the zapE gene encoding cell division protein ZapE gives MTSVLDLWQQRVDSGQLKPDPHQKQAAEKLDQLARAMEGYTLLKPASWLSRLCLWTKKQPVPRGLYIHGEPGRGKSMLMDLFFGAAAVRKKRRVHFHAFMLEVHRRLHEKRIAMRGDALPLLAREIADEAWLLCFDEFHVVDIADAMILGRLFTALLDLGVVVVATSNWPPDDLYKDGLQRALFLPFIALVKARMDVLALDGPVDWRLDRLRGHPVYFSPLGEASHQALARVFSGLTDNATSAPETLNVHGRTLEVPRAAAHIAWFTFAQLCQQPLGAADYLALAGHYSAILIEGVPRLNDDLRNEAKRFMTLIDALYEHRTRVIISAEAPPGELYPQGRHAFEFQRTTSRLTEMQAADYLASRHMG, from the coding sequence ATGACCAGCGTCCTGGACCTCTGGCAACAGCGTGTGGACAGCGGCCAGCTGAAACCCGACCCGCACCAGAAACAGGCGGCGGAAAAGCTGGACCAGCTGGCCCGGGCGATGGAAGGATATACCCTGCTAAAGCCGGCCTCGTGGCTTTCACGGCTGTGTCTTTGGACAAAAAAACAGCCTGTGCCCCGCGGCCTGTATATCCATGGCGAGCCGGGACGGGGCAAGTCCATGCTCATGGACCTGTTTTTTGGCGCAGCTGCTGTCCGGAAAAAACGCCGCGTCCATTTCCACGCATTCATGCTGGAGGTGCACCGCCGCCTGCACGAAAAGCGCATCGCCATGCGCGGGGATGCCCTGCCGCTTCTGGCGCGTGAAATTGCGGACGAGGCCTGGCTGCTGTGTTTTGATGAATTCCATGTGGTGGACATCGCGGACGCCATGATCCTGGGCCGGCTGTTCACGGCCCTGCTGGACCTGGGCGTTGTGGTCGTGGCCACGTCTAACTGGCCACCGGATGATCTGTACAAGGACGGCCTTCAGCGGGCCCTGTTCCTGCCCTTCATCGCCCTGGTCAAGGCCCGCATGGACGTTCTGGCGCTGGACGGGCCGGTGGACTGGCGTCTGGACCGCCTGCGCGGCCATCCGGTGTACTTCTCCCCGCTGGGGGAAGCTTCGCACCAGGCGCTGGCCCGGGTGTTTTCCGGGCTGACGGACAATGCCACATCGGCCCCGGAAACCCTGAATGTACATGGCCGGACGCTGGAGGTCCCCCGCGCGGCCGCCCATATCGCCTGGTTTACGTTTGCCCAGCTGTGCCAGCAGCCGCTGGGCGCGGCGGATTACCTGGCGCTGGCGGGGCATTACTCCGCCATCCTGATCGAGGGGGTACCGCGCCTGAACGACGACCTGCGCAACGAGGCCAAACGCTTCATGACCCTGATCGACGCCCTGTACGAGCACCGCACCCGGGTCATCATCAGCGCAGAAGCCCCGCCGGGAGAACTGTACCCGCAGGGTCGCCATGCCTTTGAATTCCAGCGCACCACCAGCCGCCTGACCGAAATGCAGGCCGCTGACTATCTGGCATCACGGCATATGGGGTGA
- a CDS encoding class I SAM-dependent methyltransferase — MDTAVLKDQYEDLPYPERDPQDEKKRLITGSPGDLDEIIHYIFAGHWPRGKPLRILIAGGGTGDGLIMLAQQADDAGIDARITYVDLSSTSRRIAEERARIRGLTSITFLTGSFLDLKEIEGPFDYIDSCGVLHHLPDPAAALGILRKKLAPGGGMGLMVYGAYGRTGLYSLQKTLRTLTAGLSRQDSVALARRVVESLPATNWFRRNPFLGDHLRSDAGLYDLLLHSRDRAFTVPEFLDLVRSAGLAVSSFIEPARYDPATWVRDLNLQALSPEERAAVAETLSGNMAKHIAYLVPQERAGTAAATLDNPDLAPVPKRINPAQVAAGLKPGAGLTVELGGNKTTLPLPPLAAAILGRIDGKRSWNDIHSQMEKEGIRVAMDAFWSQARELYEKLNGVNMLLLRKAS, encoded by the coding sequence ATGGACACTGCCGTTCTAAAAGACCAGTACGAGGATCTGCCCTATCCGGAACGCGATCCGCAGGACGAGAAAAAACGCCTGATCACCGGCAGTCCCGGCGATCTGGACGAGATCATCCATTACATTTTCGCCGGCCACTGGCCCAGGGGAAAGCCCCTGCGGATCCTGATAGCCGGGGGCGGCACCGGGGACGGCCTGATCATGCTGGCCCAGCAGGCCGACGATGCGGGAATCGACGCCCGAATCACGTATGTGGATTTGTCCTCGACCTCCCGTCGCATTGCGGAAGAGCGTGCACGGATCCGCGGCCTGACCTCCATCACTTTCCTCACCGGATCCTTTCTGGACCTGAAAGAGATCGAGGGTCCGTTTGATTACATCGACAGCTGCGGCGTGCTGCACCATCTGCCCGATCCCGCAGCGGCGCTGGGTATTTTAAGAAAGAAACTCGCACCCGGCGGCGGCATGGGTCTGATGGTGTACGGCGCATACGGCCGCACCGGTCTGTATTCGCTGCAGAAAACCCTGCGGACCCTCACCGCCGGCCTGTCGCGGCAGGACAGCGTGGCGCTGGCCAGGCGGGTGGTGGAGAGTCTTCCGGCCACAAACTGGTTCCGGCGCAATCCGTTCCTCGGGGATCATCTGCGCTCTGACGCCGGTCTATACGACCTGCTGCTGCACAGCCGGGACCGGGCCTTTACAGTGCCGGAGTTTCTGGATCTGGTCCGGTCCGCCGGTCTGGCCGTATCCTCCTTCATCGAGCCGGCCCGCTATGACCCGGCCACATGGGTCCGGGACCTCAATCTGCAAGCGCTGTCCCCGGAAGAGCGGGCTGCTGTGGCTGAAACCCTCAGCGGCAACATGGCCAAACACATCGCCTATCTGGTGCCGCAGGAACGGGCCGGAACAGCCGCAGCCACCCTGGACAATCCCGATCTGGCTCCTGTCCCCAAACGCATAAACCCGGCCCAGGTAGCAGCAGGCCTGAAACCCGGCGCGGGCCTGACTGTAGAACTGGGAGGCAACAAAACTACCCTGCCCCTGCCCCCGCTGGCGGCCGCCATTCTGGGCCGGATCGACGGAAAACGGTCGTGGAATGATATCCACAGCCAGATGGAAAAAGAAGGAATCCGGGTGGCCATGGACGCCTTCTGGTCCCAGGCCCGGGAGCTGTATGAAAAGCTGAACGGCGTCAACATGCTGCTGTTGCGGAAGGCGTCATGA
- a CDS encoding NAD(P)/FAD-dependent oxidoreductase yields the protein MSEVTHITDAAIIGAGPVGLFAIFECGMLRMKCHVIDALDHQGGQCTALYPEKPIYDIPAWPVIEAAALIDRLQEQAAPFQPVYHMGQQVVSLKSHGDRWLLETSAGTRIDARVVIIAAGAGAFGPNRPPLDGLEQYEGKSIFYMVRRKQDFAGKRVVIAGGGDSAVDWALALCDVASHVMVVHRRAKFRAAPESVARLEELATLGRIELVTPYQLAGLEGHSGQLTGVVVETLEGERKTLAADVLLPFFGLAMDLGPIADWGLHMERSHIHVNPQTQATSAPGIFAIGDIATYPGKLKLILSGFHEAAMACHAAHALVHPGEALHFEYSTTKGVPGAQSA from the coding sequence GTGTCTGAAGTGACGCATATCACAGATGCAGCCATCATCGGCGCGGGTCCTGTGGGCCTGTTCGCCATCTTTGAATGCGGCATGCTGCGCATGAAATGCCACGTCATTGACGCCTTGGATCACCAGGGTGGCCAGTGCACGGCCCTGTACCCGGAAAAGCCCATTTATGACATTCCCGCCTGGCCGGTGATCGAGGCTGCGGCCCTCATCGACCGCCTGCAGGAACAGGCCGCGCCGTTCCAGCCCGTGTATCACATGGGCCAGCAGGTGGTATCCCTGAAATCCCATGGCGATCGCTGGCTGCTGGAGACGTCCGCCGGAACCCGCATCGACGCCCGGGTAGTGATTATCGCTGCCGGAGCCGGCGCTTTTGGTCCCAACCGTCCTCCGCTGGATGGGCTGGAGCAGTACGAGGGAAAATCCATTTTCTACATGGTCCGCCGCAAGCAGGATTTCGCCGGAAAGCGGGTCGTGATCGCCGGTGGTGGCGACTCGGCCGTGGACTGGGCGCTGGCCCTGTGCGACGTGGCCAGCCATGTCATGGTGGTGCACCGCCGGGCCAAATTCCGCGCGGCGCCGGAAAGCGTGGCGCGGCTGGAAGAACTGGCCACCCTGGGCCGGATCGAACTGGTGACGCCGTACCAGCTGGCGGGACTGGAAGGCCACAGCGGCCAGCTGACCGGCGTTGTGGTGGAAACGCTGGAAGGCGAGCGCAAGACCTTGGCAGCCGATGTGCTGCTGCCGTTCTTTGGCTTGGCTATGGACCTGGGGCCCATCGCGGACTGGGGCCTGCACATGGAACGCAGCCACATTCACGTGAACCCGCAGACTCAGGCCACCAGCGCGCCGGGAATTTTCGCTATCGGCGACATCGCCACATATCCCGGCAAGCTGAAGCTGATCCTGTCGGGCTTTCACGAGGCCGCCATGGCCTGTCACGCCGCCCACGCCCTGGTTCATCCGGGCGAAGCGCTGCACTTTGAGTATTCCACGACCAAAGGCGTGCCGGGCGCACAGTCCGCCTGA
- the rplT gene encoding 50S ribosomal protein L20, whose product MARVKRGVTAHARHKKILKLAKGYRGRGSTNYRIALQKVEKALRYAYRDRRVKKRNFRSLWIQRINAGVRLHGMTYSRFMCGMKRAGIDLDRKVLAAIAYDDPAAFRALVDQAQKALDKAA is encoded by the coding sequence ATGGCACGTGTAAAACGGGGCGTCACAGCGCACGCCCGTCACAAGAAAATCCTGAAGCTGGCCAAAGGCTATCGCGGCCGGGGCAGCACCAACTACCGCATCGCCCTGCAGAAGGTCGAAAAGGCCCTGCGCTATGCCTATCGCGACCGGCGCGTCAAGAAGCGCAACTTCCGCAGCCTGTGGATCCAGCGTATCAACGCCGGCGTCCGCCTGCATGGCATGACCTATTCCAGGTTCATGTGCGGCATGAAGCGCGCGGGCATCGACCTGGACCGCAAGGTTCTGGCCGCCATCGCCTATGATGATCCTGCTGCCTTCAGGGCGCTGGTCGACCAGGCGCAGAAGGCGCTGGACAAGGCGGCCTGA
- the rpmI gene encoding 50S ribosomal protein L35 — protein sequence MPKMKTHSGAKKRFKVTASGKVKAGGPHKRHRLISKPQKMKRQARGTFVLFDTDGKNIRDYFLPNS from the coding sequence ATGCCCAAGATGAAAACCCACAGCGGCGCGAAAAAGCGCTTCAAGGTCACGGCCAGCGGCAAGGTCAAGGCCGGCGGTCCCCACAAGCGGCACCGCCTGATCAGCAAACCCCAGAAAATGAAGCGGCAGGCCCGCGGCACTTTCGTCCTGTTCGACACGGACGGTAAAAACATCCGCGACTATTTCCTGCCGAACAGCTGA
- the rimI gene encoding ribosomal protein S18-alanine N-acetyltransferase codes for MIGITPADSHSGPVIAEIMRQSLGPDAWTEKDVTEMLTQPGVLGWLAEEAGFILVRITEPEAEILSIGVTPSCQRRGLGKTLLGHALTACRNKHVEALFLEVAVDNAPALVFYRAAGFRKTGLRRAYYPRKEGPAVDALTMRIDAEDFCGKPERDCPDNTGRRQSQGRHQPEDR; via the coding sequence ATGATCGGGATAACCCCGGCCGACAGCCATTCCGGACCGGTGATTGCAGAAATCATGCGCCAGTCCCTGGGGCCGGATGCCTGGACGGAAAAAGACGTGACAGAGATGCTGACCCAGCCGGGAGTTCTGGGCTGGCTGGCTGAAGAGGCAGGCTTTATCCTGGTGCGGATCACGGAACCCGAGGCCGAGATCCTGTCCATCGGGGTTACTCCATCCTGCCAGCGTCGCGGCCTGGGAAAAACTCTTCTGGGTCATGCCCTGACAGCCTGCCGGAACAAACATGTGGAAGCCCTGTTTCTGGAAGTGGCGGTGGACAACGCTCCGGCCTTGGTCTTTTACAGGGCCGCCGGATTCCGGAAGACAGGCCTGCGCAGGGCCTACTATCCCCGGAAAGAGGGCCCAGCCGTCGATGCGCTGACCATGAGGATTGACGCGGAGGATTTCTGTGGGAAACCGGAACGGGATTGTCCAGACAATACTGGTCGCAGGCAGAGTCAGGGCAGGCATCAACCTGAAGACCGGTGA
- the tsaB gene encoding tRNA (adenosine(37)-N6)-threonylcarbamoyltransferase complex dimerization subunit type 1 TsaB — translation MKILAFDVTLSACSVAVMNGDSGVAQTLKEGHSQARDLVPLVQQVMEKAGVAYPDLNAVGVTTGPGSFTGVRLGLSAARGFGLALGIPVIGISTFDAIAASVPDSVRHGRPLLVVIDSRRSDVFVQMYGTDGQPQGQPLVLGESTAQTLLDHPLFLAGDGAVRAKELLPGHHTEILENITAPDPAAIARLAAQRLPAAKDWPPVPLYMRGADVTVGNTRQVVE, via the coding sequence ATGAAGATTCTTGCCTTTGATGTGACCCTGTCCGCCTGTTCCGTGGCCGTGATGAATGGCGACAGTGGGGTGGCACAGACCCTGAAAGAGGGCCACAGCCAGGCCCGGGACCTGGTACCCCTGGTCCAGCAGGTCATGGAAAAAGCGGGAGTGGCATACCCGGATCTGAATGCCGTCGGCGTGACTACCGGACCGGGAAGTTTTACGGGCGTACGCCTTGGCCTGTCCGCCGCACGTGGATTCGGCCTGGCGCTGGGCATCCCGGTCATCGGCATCAGCACTTTTGACGCCATCGCCGCCAGCGTGCCGGACAGTGTGCGCCACGGACGACCGTTGCTGGTGGTCATCGACTCGCGCCGCAGCGATGTGTTTGTACAGATGTACGGCACGGACGGGCAGCCGCAGGGACAGCCTCTGGTCCTGGGGGAAAGTACGGCTCAGACCCTCCTGGACCACCCCCTGTTTCTGGCCGGCGACGGTGCGGTGCGGGCAAAAGAGCTGTTGCCGGGTCACCACACAGAAATCCTGGAAAACATCACAGCGCCCGACCCCGCAGCCATCGCCCGTCTGGCAGCACAGCGTCTCCCCGCCGCAAAGGACTGGCCACCCGTGCCCCTGTACATGCGCGGGGCAGATGTGACTGTCGGCAACACACGCCAGGTGGTGGAATGA